In Labrus mixtus chromosome 13, fLabMix1.1, whole genome shotgun sequence, a single genomic region encodes these proteins:
- the tanc1b gene encoding protein TANC1 isoform X2, with protein sequence MFKAVLKKNRDGGKGSKKDSGDVHSHSAQRRFPPEGNPQQMGPGSGHPIVPDDVFRLSLTKGVSMSLPSSPLLPRQSYMMPLRTGKRSPGPVRKPKYVESPRVPSDAIVSALRKVADNKESSHNELQVEKQPSSSSPATQELMTRLGFLLGEGIPGTARIPMDDKNEKKCSVTSQGISPCSTLTSSTASPCTDSPCSTLNGTTSRPPLSRSSPCGTITSPSSTLESKDSGIIATITSSSENDDRSGSSLEWSKDGSLRGSGRHGLAQSVRVDTCSPVAEEDSNSATATPANTPSRTDQLHQQTNISEGAPQPPSHSPEGLIPYPPQTSSSLMMPRPNSVAATSSTKLEDLSYLDEQRNTPLRTSIRLPWHNTGGRPPQDSKARFAPYKPVDIMLKPLLFEVPSITTDSVFVGRDWLFQQLEDVLKASKSTENQGAVVVGSVGYGKTAIISRLVALSCHGGRMRQIASNSPSASPKNGAGANTELPLSQPPQPTPPSSATNTLKTNSCPGTPEIQRHREEAVRRLAAKVAAYHYCQADNTYTCLVPEFVHSIAALLCRAHQLSAYRELLLKEPNLQSMLSLRSCVQDPMAAFRRGVLEPLVNLRKERKIPEEDHIILIDGLNEAEFHKPDYGDTIASFITKIITKFPPWLKLVVTVRVNLLEITSLLSFSKISLDDFTDNKEISNDLNAYIQYRINGSKDIMNNISLNGKADPITVGKLSSHLISRSQGSYLYLKLTLDLFERGHLVIKSASYKVVPVSLAELYQLQCNMKFMTNSAFERSLPILNVALASLHPMTDEQLFHAINAGFMQGELPWEDFTQRMELLSCFLIKRRDKTRMFCHPSFREWLVWRADGESTDFLCDPRTGHALMAFMLSRQEGKLNRQQTMELGHHILKAHIFKGLSKKTGVSSSVLQALWISCSADGLSAALASLRNLYTPNVKVSRLLMLGGANVNYRTEVLNNAPVLCVQCHLGHLEIASLLLEYGASVDVVSENGMSPLCFSAAAGHLSLVMLLCKRGATVDHVDKSGQCALVHAALRGHPEIIQYLLELEWSAEGQQQDCALKNKALQQALIAASSMGHTQVVRGLLALNNEHAVQIDSHDTLWGETALTAAAGRGKLEVCSFLLEQGAVVQQVNRRGVSPLFCSVRQGHWQIAELLLQHGADINISDKQGRTLLMVAACEGHLSTVEFLLSKSASLISMDKEGLTPLSWACLKGHKNVVQFLVEKGAVIDHTDKNGRTPLDLAAFYGDAEIVQYLVERGAVIEHVDFSGMRPLDRAIGCRNTSVVVTLLKKGAKLGNAAWAMATSKPDILIILLQKLMEEGNLLYKKGKMKEAAQRYQYALRKFPREGFGDDLKAFKDLRVSLYLNLSRCRRKTNDFGMAEEFATKALELKPKSYEAYYARARAKRSSRQFTAALADLHEAAKLCPNNREIRRLLARVEDECKQMQRVQTKGGLAGAAAALSQASGGHESDQEPDEGQGDLSEHSLGRSVDGQRDILEEEEEEEEEEEASLQDRPTEACWTQNSYSYNRVVPSEPGTNNLLHQSLSPSSPPGPGRLPLHRYPREHREAVAQQGLVLQPTKQAQIVKTNQHLSSMQAVGGAVGGRTTGAKSQYAPSSPLPSRHMSSMLKPGPGIDISPLPPPTDEPVYGNRLSLASASVSMGHSCENESLHSSQASYSSCSSSKGPGQDRLSAHSVSSLDGLACSGPAPQGNHTDPEKELMCGAAGLQAGGSSSSMRVSSSTSSLASSSSLSDSGKLGPDVRTKISDKSKHSQQASAASEYKPRPFMGITDKTARFQQQLQQQQQQLQQQHQGLQCHPSRSWMNHSSDGLMCHNMSVMGLQPIDCELPYTKTVSTYHEQHKPPPPQGAMGMSSLQNGMHAKEFTEKFCQAANCYIESKPALALPHTFMDSKPKQPGLVRDNPAIHVASMKPKRSFIESNV encoded by the exons TGCTCTGTGACTAGCCAGGGTATCAGCCCCTGCTCTACGCTGACCAGCAGCACAGCGTCTCCCTGCACCGACAGCCCATGTTCCACACTCAACGGCACGACCAGCAGGCCCCCTCTCAGCCGCTCCAGCCCCTGTGGGACCATCACTAGCCCCAGCTCCACACTTGAGAGCAAAGACAGTGGGATCATAG CCACCATCACTAGTTCTTCGGAGAACGATGACCGAAGCGGCTCCAGTCTGGAGTGGAGTAAGGATGGCAGCCTGAGAGGCAGTGGGCGCCATGGCCTTGCACAGAGTGTGCGGGTTGACACCTGCTCTCCTGTGGCTGAAGAAGACTCCAACAGCGCCACAGCAACACCAGCCAATACACCGTCCAGGACAGACCAGCTGCATCAGCAGACCAACATATCAGAAGGAGCACCACAGCCCCCAAGTCATTCACCTGAGGGACTCATTCCGTACCCACCACAGACTTCTTCTTCCCTCATGATGCCGAGGCCAAACTCTGTAGCAG CAACCAGTTCCACTAAACTGGAAGACCTGAGCTACCTTGATGAACAACGCAACACCCCCCTGCGGACATCCATTCGCCTGCCCTGGCATAATACAGGAGGAAGGCCACCTCAGGACTCTAAAG CTCGCTTCGCTCCATACAAACCAGTGGACATCATGCTCAAGCCTTTGCTGTTCGAGGTGCCCAGCATCACCACGGACTCTGTGTTCGTGGGACGTGATTGGCTCTTTCAGCAGCTTGAAGATGTCCTAAAGGCCAGCAAGTCCACAGAGAACCAAGGTGCTGTAGTGGTGGGCAGCGTGGGCTACGGGAAGACGGCCATTATCTCCCGGCTAGTAGCACTGAGCTGCCACGGAGGCCGCATGCGTCAGATCGCCTCCAACAGTCCGAGTGCCTCCCCTAAAA ATGGTGCAGGAGCAAACACAGAACTTCCTCTCAGCCAGCCACCACAGCCCACTCCACCTTCCAGTGCTACCAACACACTGAAGACCAACAGCTGCCCGGGGACGCCTGAGATACAGCGACATAGGGAGGAGGCCGTCAGACGCCTTGCTGCAAAG GTGGCTGCATACCATTACTGCCAGGCAGATAACACGTACACTTGCCTGGTACCAGAGTTTGTACATAGTATTGCTGCCCTGCTGTGCAGAGCACACCAACTCAGTGCGTACCGGGAGCTGCTGTTGAAAGAGCCAAATCTACAGAGCATGCTCAGTCTGCGCTCCTGTGTGCAGGACCCCATGGCTGCTTTTCGGAGGGGGGTCCTTGAGCCACTGGTCAACCTGCGTAAAG aGAGGAAGATTCCTGAGGAGGACCACATCATCTTGATAGACGGGCTGAACGAAGCTGAGTTCCATAAACCTGACTACGGAGACACCATTGCCTCCTTCATCACGAAGATCATTACCAAGTTCCCACCCTGGCTTAAACTAGTGGTCACTGTCCGGGTCAATTTACTG GAGATCACCAGCCTTTTGTCCTTCTCCAAGATCTCCCTTGATGACTTTACAGACAACAAAGAGATAAGCAACGACCTCAACGCTTACATCCAGTACCGTATCAATGGCAGCAAGGATATCATGAACAACATAAGCCTGAATGGCAAGGCTGACCCTATCACAGTAGGCAAGCTCAGCAGCCACCTGATCTCACGCAGCCAGGGCTCCTACCTGTACCTGAAACTGACCCTGGATCTGTTTGAGAGAGGACACCTGGTGATTAAAAGCGCCAGCTACAAAGTGGTCCCCGTCTCTCTGGCTGAGCTCTACCAGCTACAGTGCAATATGAAGTTCATGACCAATTCAGCCTTCGAGCGCTCACTGCCAATCCTCAATGTGGCGCTCGCCTCACTGCACCCCATGACTGACGAACAGCTGTTCCACGCCATCAACGCCGGCTTCATGCAAGGGGAGCTGCCATGGGAGGACTTCACACAACGCATGGAGTTGCTCTCATGCTTCCTCATCAAACGCAGGGACAAGACGCGCATGTTCTGTCACCCCTCCTTCAGGGAGTGGTTGGTGTGGCGAGCTGACGGAGAGAGTACGGACTTCCTCTGTGACCCCAG GACGGGCCATGCTCTTATGGCCTTCATGCTCTCCCGCCAAGAGGGGAAACTCAATCGTCAGCAGACCATGGAACTGGGACATCACATCCTCAAAGCACACATCTTCAAG GGCCTGAGTAAGAAAACAGGTGTGTCATCCAGTGTGCTGCAGGCTCTGTGGATAAGCTGCAGTGCCGACGGCCTTTCTGCAGCCCTGGCCTCCCTGAGGAATCTTTACACACCAAACGTCAAG GTGAGCCGGCTGCTGATGCTGGGCGGGGCAAACGTCAATTACCGCACCGAGGTGTTAAACAACGCTCCAGTACTCTGTGTCCAGTGTCACCTTGGCCACCTGGAAATCGCCTCTCTGCTGCTCGAGTATGGGGCTAGCGTTGACGTGGTGTCTGAAAACGGCATGAGCCCACTTTGCTTTTCAGCTGCTGCGGGACACTTGAGTCTGGTCATGCTGCTCTGCAAGAGAGGTGCTACG GTTGATCATGTAGATAAGAGTGGTCAGTGTGCGCTGGTCCATGCTGCGCTCAGAGGACACCCAGAGATTATCCAGTACCTGCTGGAGCTAGAGTGGAGTGCTGAGGGGCAGCAGCAGGACTGCGCTCTGAAGAACAAAGCTCTGCAGCAGGCTTTAATAGCAGCCTCCAGCATGGGACACACACAG GTTGTGAGAGGCTTGCTGGCATTGAATAATGAGCATGCTGTGCAAATTGATAGCCACGACACTCTGTGGGGAGAGACAG CTTTGACGGCAGCAGCAGGTCGAGGGAAGTTGGAAGTGTGCAGCTTCCTGTTGGAGCAGGGGGCGGTggtgcagcaggtcaacaggcGAGGGGTGTCTCCTCTTTTCTGTTCCGTCAGACAGGGACACTGGCAG ATTGCAGAACTGCTGTTGCAGCACGGTGCTGACATCAACATCAGTGACAAGCAGGGCAGGACCCTTCTGATGGTGGCTGCCTGTGAGGGTCACTTGAGCACTGTAGAGTTTCTGCTTTCTAAAA GTGCATCTTTGATTTCGATGGACAAAGAGGGGCTCACACCCCTGAGCTGGGCATGTTTAAAAGGACATAAGAACGTTGTGCAGTTTTTGGTGGAGAAAGGTGCAGTCATAGACCACACGGACAAAAACGGACGGACTCCGCTGGACCTCGCTGCTTTCTATGGAGACGCAGAGATT GTCCAGTATTTggtggagagaggagcagtgataGAGCATGTGGACTTCAGTGGGATGAGGCCTCTGGACCGGGCCATAGGCTGTCGAAACACGTCGGTGGTGGTGACTCTGCTGAAGAAAGGGGCCAAGCTGG GAAATGCTGCTTGGGCCATGGCTACGTCAAAGCCTGATATACTCATCATCCTCCTGCAGAagctgatggaggaggggaATCTACTTTACAAG AAAGGGAAGATGAAAGAGGCGGCCCAGAGGTATCAGTACGCCCTGAGGAAGTTTCCTAGAGAAGGCTTTGGAGATGACCTGAAGGCATTTAAAGACCTCAGGGTCTCTCTGTATCTCAATCTCTCCCGCTGTCGCAGAAAAACCAAC GATTTTGGGATGGCTGAAGAGTTTGCTACAAAAGCACTGGAACTGAAACCCAAATCCTATGAGGCTTACTATGCCCGTGCAAGAGCTAAAAGAAGCAGCAG GCAGTTTACAGCAGCCCTGGCAGACCTGCACGAAGCGGCCAAGCTGTGTCCCAACAACCGAGAGATCCGTCGTCTGCTGGCTCGAGTAGAGGACGAGTGTAAACAGATGCAGCGTGTTCAGACTAAAGGAGGCCTCgctggagctgcagctgctttgAGTCAGGCATCAGGAGGCCACGAGTCTGATCAGGAGCCAGACGAAGGACAGGGAGACCTGTCAGAGCACAGCCTGGGCAGGAGCGTGGACGGACAAAGAGAcatcctggaggaggaggaagaggaagaggaggaggaggaggcgtcGCTGCAAGACAGGCCAACTGAAGCGTGCTGGACTCAGAACAGTTATTCCTACAACAGAGTCGTACCCTCTGAGCCTGGTACCAACAACTTGTTACACCAGAGCCTGAGCCCCAGCTCGCCCCCAGGCCCCGGCAGGCTTCCCCTCCACCGGTACCCTCGAGAGCACCGGGAGGCGGTGGCCCAACAGGGTCTGGTGCTGCAGCCCACAAAGCAGGCCCAAATCGTCAAGACCAACCAGCATTTGAGCTCCATGCAGGCTGTGGGAGGGGCCGTTGGGGGCCGCACCACAGGGGCCAAATCTCAATATGCTCCTTCCAGTCCCTTACCCAGCCGACATATGTCCAGTATGTTGAAGCCGGGCCCCGGCATTGACATTAGCCCTCTGCCGCCCCCAACTGACGAGCCAGTGTACGGAAACCGCCTGTCTCTAGCATCTGCATCCGTCTCCATGGGTCACAGCTGTGAAAACGAGAGTCTACACTCCTCCCAGGCTTCTTActcatcctgcagcagctccaaGGGTCCGGGACAAGACCGGCTGTCTGCACACTCTGTATCCTCCCTGGACGGATTGGCCTGTTCCGGTCCTGCACCTCAGGGGAACCACACAGACCCAGAAAAGGAACTGATGTGTGGCGCAGCAGGATTGCAGGcgggcggcagcagcagcagcatgcgAGTGTCCAGCTCCACCAGTAGCCTGGCGTCCAGCAGCAGCCTATCAGACAGTGGCAAGCTGGGACCTGATGTCCGCACCAAGATATCGGACAAATCCAAGCACAGTCAACAGGCCAGCGCTGCATCAGAGTACAAACCCAGACCCTTCATGGGCATCACTGACAAGACGGCacgctttcagcagcagctccaacagcagcagcagcagctccaacagcagcATCAAGGCCTGCAGTGTCACCCGAGCCGCAGCTGGATGAACCACTCATCTGACGGCCTCATGTGTCACAACATGTCAGTTATGGGCCTTCAGCCCATCGACTGTGAGCTGCCTTATACCAAAACTGTGAGCACTTACCATGAGCAGCACAAACCTCCACCACCTCAGGGTGCTATGGGAATGAGTAGCTTACAAAACGGCATGCATGCCAAGGAATTCACAGAGAAGTTCTGCCAAGCCGCCAACTGTTACATAGAGTCCAAGCCAGCGCTGGCTCTTCCGCACACTTTCATGGACAGTAAGCCCAAGCAGCCTGGCCTCGTCCGAGATAATCCTGCCATCCACGTAGCGTCAATGAAACCAAAGCGATCATTTATAGAGTCGAATGTGTAG
- the tanc1b gene encoding protein TANC1 isoform X1: protein MFKAVLKKNRDGGKGSKKDSGDVHSHSAQRRFPPEGNPQQMGPGSGHPIVPDDVFRLSLTKGVSMSLPSSPLLPRQSYMMPLRTGKRSPGPVRKPKYVESPRVPSDAIVSALRKVADNKESSHNELQVEKQPSSSSPATQELMTRLGFLLGEGIPGTARIPMDDKNEKKCSVTSQGISPCSTLTSSTASPCTDSPCSTLNGTTSRPPLSRSSPCGTITSPSSTLESKDSGIIATITSSSENDDRSGSSLEWSKDGSLRGSGRHGLAQSVRVDTCSPVAEEDSNSATATPANTPSRTDQLHQQTNISEGAPQPPSHSPEGLIPYPPQTSSSLMMPRPNSVAATSSTKLEDLSYLDEQRNTPLRTSIRLPWHNTGGRPPQDSKARFAPYKPVDIMLKPLLFEVPSITTDSVFVGRDWLFQQLEDVLKASKSTENQGAVVVGSVGYGKTAIISRLVALSCHGGRMRQIASNSPSASPKNGAGANTELPLSQPPQPTPPSSATNTLKTNSCPGTPEIQRHREEAVRRLAAKVAAYHYCQADNTYTCLVPEFVHSIAALLCRAHQLSAYRELLLKEPNLQSMLSLRSCVQDPMAAFRRGVLEPLVNLRKERKIPEEDHIILIDGLNEAEFHKPDYGDTIASFITKIITKFPPWLKLVVTVRVNLLEITSLLSFSKISLDDFTDNKEISNDLNAYIQYRINGSKDIMNNISLNGKADPITVGKLSSHLISRSQGSYLYLKLTLDLFERGHLVIKSASYKVVPVSLAELYQLQCNMKFMTNSAFERSLPILNVALASLHPMTDEQLFHAINAGFMQGELPWEDFTQRMELLSCFLIKRRDKTRMFCHPSFREWLVWRADGESTDFLCDPRTGHALMAFMLSRQEGKLNRQQTMELGHHILKAHIFKGLSKKTGVSSSVLQALWISCSADGLSAALASLRNLYTPNVKVSRLLMLGGANVNYRTEVLNNAPVLCVQCHLGHLEIASLLLEYGASVDVVSENGMSPLCFSAAAGHLSLVMLLCKRGATVDHVDKSGQCALVHAALRGHPEIIQYLLELEWSAEGQQQDCALKNKALQQALIAASSMGHTQVVRGLLALNNEHAVQIDSHDTLWGETALTAAAGRGKLEVCSFLLEQGAVVQQVNRRGVSPLFCSVRQGHWQIAELLLQHGADINISDKQGRTLLMVAACEGHLSTVEFLLSKSASLISMDKEGLTPLSWACLKGHKNVVQFLVEKGAVIDHTDKNGRTPLDLAAFYGDAEIVQYLVERGAVIEHVDFSGMRPLDRAIGCRNTSVVVTLLKKGAKLGHRTSPYDRSGNAAWAMATSKPDILIILLQKLMEEGNLLYKKGKMKEAAQRYQYALRKFPREGFGDDLKAFKDLRVSLYLNLSRCRRKTNDFGMAEEFATKALELKPKSYEAYYARARAKRSSRQFTAALADLHEAAKLCPNNREIRRLLARVEDECKQMQRVQTKGGLAGAAAALSQASGGHESDQEPDEGQGDLSEHSLGRSVDGQRDILEEEEEEEEEEEASLQDRPTEACWTQNSYSYNRVVPSEPGTNNLLHQSLSPSSPPGPGRLPLHRYPREHREAVAQQGLVLQPTKQAQIVKTNQHLSSMQAVGGAVGGRTTGAKSQYAPSSPLPSRHMSSMLKPGPGIDISPLPPPTDEPVYGNRLSLASASVSMGHSCENESLHSSQASYSSCSSSKGPGQDRLSAHSVSSLDGLACSGPAPQGNHTDPEKELMCGAAGLQAGGSSSSMRVSSSTSSLASSSSLSDSGKLGPDVRTKISDKSKHSQQASAASEYKPRPFMGITDKTARFQQQLQQQQQQLQQQHQGLQCHPSRSWMNHSSDGLMCHNMSVMGLQPIDCELPYTKTVSTYHEQHKPPPPQGAMGMSSLQNGMHAKEFTEKFCQAANCYIESKPALALPHTFMDSKPKQPGLVRDNPAIHVASMKPKRSFIESNV, encoded by the exons TGCTCTGTGACTAGCCAGGGTATCAGCCCCTGCTCTACGCTGACCAGCAGCACAGCGTCTCCCTGCACCGACAGCCCATGTTCCACACTCAACGGCACGACCAGCAGGCCCCCTCTCAGCCGCTCCAGCCCCTGTGGGACCATCACTAGCCCCAGCTCCACACTTGAGAGCAAAGACAGTGGGATCATAG CCACCATCACTAGTTCTTCGGAGAACGATGACCGAAGCGGCTCCAGTCTGGAGTGGAGTAAGGATGGCAGCCTGAGAGGCAGTGGGCGCCATGGCCTTGCACAGAGTGTGCGGGTTGACACCTGCTCTCCTGTGGCTGAAGAAGACTCCAACAGCGCCACAGCAACACCAGCCAATACACCGTCCAGGACAGACCAGCTGCATCAGCAGACCAACATATCAGAAGGAGCACCACAGCCCCCAAGTCATTCACCTGAGGGACTCATTCCGTACCCACCACAGACTTCTTCTTCCCTCATGATGCCGAGGCCAAACTCTGTAGCAG CAACCAGTTCCACTAAACTGGAAGACCTGAGCTACCTTGATGAACAACGCAACACCCCCCTGCGGACATCCATTCGCCTGCCCTGGCATAATACAGGAGGAAGGCCACCTCAGGACTCTAAAG CTCGCTTCGCTCCATACAAACCAGTGGACATCATGCTCAAGCCTTTGCTGTTCGAGGTGCCCAGCATCACCACGGACTCTGTGTTCGTGGGACGTGATTGGCTCTTTCAGCAGCTTGAAGATGTCCTAAAGGCCAGCAAGTCCACAGAGAACCAAGGTGCTGTAGTGGTGGGCAGCGTGGGCTACGGGAAGACGGCCATTATCTCCCGGCTAGTAGCACTGAGCTGCCACGGAGGCCGCATGCGTCAGATCGCCTCCAACAGTCCGAGTGCCTCCCCTAAAA ATGGTGCAGGAGCAAACACAGAACTTCCTCTCAGCCAGCCACCACAGCCCACTCCACCTTCCAGTGCTACCAACACACTGAAGACCAACAGCTGCCCGGGGACGCCTGAGATACAGCGACATAGGGAGGAGGCCGTCAGACGCCTTGCTGCAAAG GTGGCTGCATACCATTACTGCCAGGCAGATAACACGTACACTTGCCTGGTACCAGAGTTTGTACATAGTATTGCTGCCCTGCTGTGCAGAGCACACCAACTCAGTGCGTACCGGGAGCTGCTGTTGAAAGAGCCAAATCTACAGAGCATGCTCAGTCTGCGCTCCTGTGTGCAGGACCCCATGGCTGCTTTTCGGAGGGGGGTCCTTGAGCCACTGGTCAACCTGCGTAAAG aGAGGAAGATTCCTGAGGAGGACCACATCATCTTGATAGACGGGCTGAACGAAGCTGAGTTCCATAAACCTGACTACGGAGACACCATTGCCTCCTTCATCACGAAGATCATTACCAAGTTCCCACCCTGGCTTAAACTAGTGGTCACTGTCCGGGTCAATTTACTG GAGATCACCAGCCTTTTGTCCTTCTCCAAGATCTCCCTTGATGACTTTACAGACAACAAAGAGATAAGCAACGACCTCAACGCTTACATCCAGTACCGTATCAATGGCAGCAAGGATATCATGAACAACATAAGCCTGAATGGCAAGGCTGACCCTATCACAGTAGGCAAGCTCAGCAGCCACCTGATCTCACGCAGCCAGGGCTCCTACCTGTACCTGAAACTGACCCTGGATCTGTTTGAGAGAGGACACCTGGTGATTAAAAGCGCCAGCTACAAAGTGGTCCCCGTCTCTCTGGCTGAGCTCTACCAGCTACAGTGCAATATGAAGTTCATGACCAATTCAGCCTTCGAGCGCTCACTGCCAATCCTCAATGTGGCGCTCGCCTCACTGCACCCCATGACTGACGAACAGCTGTTCCACGCCATCAACGCCGGCTTCATGCAAGGGGAGCTGCCATGGGAGGACTTCACACAACGCATGGAGTTGCTCTCATGCTTCCTCATCAAACGCAGGGACAAGACGCGCATGTTCTGTCACCCCTCCTTCAGGGAGTGGTTGGTGTGGCGAGCTGACGGAGAGAGTACGGACTTCCTCTGTGACCCCAG GACGGGCCATGCTCTTATGGCCTTCATGCTCTCCCGCCAAGAGGGGAAACTCAATCGTCAGCAGACCATGGAACTGGGACATCACATCCTCAAAGCACACATCTTCAAG GGCCTGAGTAAGAAAACAGGTGTGTCATCCAGTGTGCTGCAGGCTCTGTGGATAAGCTGCAGTGCCGACGGCCTTTCTGCAGCCCTGGCCTCCCTGAGGAATCTTTACACACCAAACGTCAAG GTGAGCCGGCTGCTGATGCTGGGCGGGGCAAACGTCAATTACCGCACCGAGGTGTTAAACAACGCTCCAGTACTCTGTGTCCAGTGTCACCTTGGCCACCTGGAAATCGCCTCTCTGCTGCTCGAGTATGGGGCTAGCGTTGACGTGGTGTCTGAAAACGGCATGAGCCCACTTTGCTTTTCAGCTGCTGCGGGACACTTGAGTCTGGTCATGCTGCTCTGCAAGAGAGGTGCTACG GTTGATCATGTAGATAAGAGTGGTCAGTGTGCGCTGGTCCATGCTGCGCTCAGAGGACACCCAGAGATTATCCAGTACCTGCTGGAGCTAGAGTGGAGTGCTGAGGGGCAGCAGCAGGACTGCGCTCTGAAGAACAAAGCTCTGCAGCAGGCTTTAATAGCAGCCTCCAGCATGGGACACACACAG GTTGTGAGAGGCTTGCTGGCATTGAATAATGAGCATGCTGTGCAAATTGATAGCCACGACACTCTGTGGGGAGAGACAG CTTTGACGGCAGCAGCAGGTCGAGGGAAGTTGGAAGTGTGCAGCTTCCTGTTGGAGCAGGGGGCGGTggtgcagcaggtcaacaggcGAGGGGTGTCTCCTCTTTTCTGTTCCGTCAGACAGGGACACTGGCAG ATTGCAGAACTGCTGTTGCAGCACGGTGCTGACATCAACATCAGTGACAAGCAGGGCAGGACCCTTCTGATGGTGGCTGCCTGTGAGGGTCACTTGAGCACTGTAGAGTTTCTGCTTTCTAAAA GTGCATCTTTGATTTCGATGGACAAAGAGGGGCTCACACCCCTGAGCTGGGCATGTTTAAAAGGACATAAGAACGTTGTGCAGTTTTTGGTGGAGAAAGGTGCAGTCATAGACCACACGGACAAAAACGGACGGACTCCGCTGGACCTCGCTGCTTTCTATGGAGACGCAGAGATT GTCCAGTATTTggtggagagaggagcagtgataGAGCATGTGGACTTCAGTGGGATGAGGCCTCTGGACCGGGCCATAGGCTGTCGAAACACGTCGGTGGTGGTGACTCTGCTGAAGAAAGGGGCCAAGCTGG GCCACAGAACGTCTCCTTACGATCGATCAG GAAATGCTGCTTGGGCCATGGCTACGTCAAAGCCTGATATACTCATCATCCTCCTGCAGAagctgatggaggaggggaATCTACTTTACAAG AAAGGGAAGATGAAAGAGGCGGCCCAGAGGTATCAGTACGCCCTGAGGAAGTTTCCTAGAGAAGGCTTTGGAGATGACCTGAAGGCATTTAAAGACCTCAGGGTCTCTCTGTATCTCAATCTCTCCCGCTGTCGCAGAAAAACCAAC GATTTTGGGATGGCTGAAGAGTTTGCTACAAAAGCACTGGAACTGAAACCCAAATCCTATGAGGCTTACTATGCCCGTGCAAGAGCTAAAAGAAGCAGCAG GCAGTTTACAGCAGCCCTGGCAGACCTGCACGAAGCGGCCAAGCTGTGTCCCAACAACCGAGAGATCCGTCGTCTGCTGGCTCGAGTAGAGGACGAGTGTAAACAGATGCAGCGTGTTCAGACTAAAGGAGGCCTCgctggagctgcagctgctttgAGTCAGGCATCAGGAGGCCACGAGTCTGATCAGGAGCCAGACGAAGGACAGGGAGACCTGTCAGAGCACAGCCTGGGCAGGAGCGTGGACGGACAAAGAGAcatcctggaggaggaggaagaggaagaggaggaggaggaggcgtcGCTGCAAGACAGGCCAACTGAAGCGTGCTGGACTCAGAACAGTTATTCCTACAACAGAGTCGTACCCTCTGAGCCTGGTACCAACAACTTGTTACACCAGAGCCTGAGCCCCAGCTCGCCCCCAGGCCCCGGCAGGCTTCCCCTCCACCGGTACCCTCGAGAGCACCGGGAGGCGGTGGCCCAACAGGGTCTGGTGCTGCAGCCCACAAAGCAGGCCCAAATCGTCAAGACCAACCAGCATTTGAGCTCCATGCAGGCTGTGGGAGGGGCCGTTGGGGGCCGCACCACAGGGGCCAAATCTCAATATGCTCCTTCCAGTCCCTTACCCAGCCGACATATGTCCAGTATGTTGAAGCCGGGCCCCGGCATTGACATTAGCCCTCTGCCGCCCCCAACTGACGAGCCAGTGTACGGAAACCGCCTGTCTCTAGCATCTGCATCCGTCTCCATGGGTCACAGCTGTGAAAACGAGAGTCTACACTCCTCCCAGGCTTCTTActcatcctgcagcagctccaaGGGTCCGGGACAAGACCGGCTGTCTGCACACTCTGTATCCTCCCTGGACGGATTGGCCTGTTCCGGTCCTGCACCTCAGGGGAACCACACAGACCCAGAAAAGGAACTGATGTGTGGCGCAGCAGGATTGCAGGcgggcggcagcagcagcagcatgcgAGTGTCCAGCTCCACCAGTAGCCTGGCGTCCAGCAGCAGCCTATCAGACAGTGGCAAGCTGGGACCTGATGTCCGCACCAAGATATCGGACAAATCCAAGCACAGTCAACAGGCCAGCGCTGCATCAGAGTACAAACCCAGACCCTTCATGGGCATCACTGACAAGACGGCacgctttcagcagcagctccaacagcagcagcagcagctccaacagcagcATCAAGGCCTGCAGTGTCACCCGAGCCGCAGCTGGATGAACCACTCATCTGACGGCCTCATGTGTCACAACATGTCAGTTATGGGCCTTCAGCCCATCGACTGTGAGCTGCCTTATACCAAAACTGTGAGCACTTACCATGAGCAGCACAAACCTCCACCACCTCAGGGTGCTATGGGAATGAGTAGCTTACAAAACGGCATGCATGCCAAGGAATTCACAGAGAAGTTCTGCCAAGCCGCCAACTGTTACATAGAGTCCAAGCCAGCGCTGGCTCTTCCGCACACTTTCATGGACAGTAAGCCCAAGCAGCCTGGCCTCGTCCGAGATAATCCTGCCATCCACGTAGCGTCAATGAAACCAAAGCGATCATTTATAGAGTCGAATGTGTAG